A genome region from Eremothecium cymbalariae DBVPG#7215 chromosome 4, complete sequence includes the following:
- the QDR3 gene encoding Qdr3p (similar to Ashbya gossypii ACL172C), with protein MDAFGRGGVGNGDVISTEERTASSSVLSEDSQRADIPEALYAQNDSNSQSDGVFDQEKGVVDNRHFSGKLNDPLLVVSHSKRRGLLSKVTLIPEYKDARKYPKTTKGFIVFFVAFACSMGPMGTNIIYPVLVPIEKEFNTTPFMVSLSMGIYLAFLGLLPLWWSSFSERKGRRSVYVVSFTLTLVFTIGAALSKDITTFIVLRMLCGASSASVQSVGAGTIADLYIPEERGRSLGYFYLGPLLCPLIAPIVGSILVNFWSWRSTQWFLVILAGANIVLIVCFLPETLRTQDNKAIIAKILQEKLKRNANTSELGGSTCDDSSQTEGRRNAIAPNVDLPHSSQDVERIMTHISDSIHIHRDPGVPELSLICSHDPRVVGNVLEGDLQRARSNVEKHLDKLADEGSNVGILKRMGKLGYLYLLQPLNSLHFLRYPPVFLAIIYSAITFATLYFVNMTISYSYSNPPYNFKPLYIGLLYIPLSLAYIITSIYGGRLIDELLKRYKEKHGFLAPESRLSWNMVFAAIAFPISLSICGWCLDKKVHWALPLIGTALFGFASMVTIGAIVTYLVDSLPGKGATAIALNNLVRMLLAAVAVFVTEPMLNKIGPGWALTILEIIISVGGLSLIILKSRSDYWRANYDLQRLYELVE; from the coding sequence atggaTGCTTTTGGCAGAGGTGGTGTCGGTAATGGGGACGTTATTTCTACTGAAGAAAGAACTGCCAGTAGTTCTGTGTTGAGCGAAGATAGTCAGAGAGCAGATATTCCTGAAGCTTTATATGCTCAGAATGATAGTAATAGCCAATCAGATGGTGTTTTTGATCAGGAAAAGGGTGTGGTTGACAATAGGCATTTTTCAGGGAAATTGAATGATCCATTATTGGTGGTGTCGCACTCTAAGAGACGAGGTTTATTATCTAAAGTTACATTAATACCTGAATATAAGGATGCAAGAAAATATCCCAAGACCACCAAGGGGTTTATAGTCTTTTTTGTTGCGTTTGCCTGTTCGATGGGGCCCATGGGTACTAATATCATCTATCCTGTTTTAGTTCCGATAGAGAAAGAATTCAATACGACACCATTTATGGTTAGTCTGTCTATGGGTATTTACTTGGCATTTTTGGGACTGCTACCTCTCTGGTGGTCATCTTTTTCGGAGAGAAAGGGAAGAAGATCGGTTTATGTGGTGTCATTTACACTGACATTGGTATTCACTATTGGAGCAGCGTTGTCGAAAGATATAACTACGTTTATAGTTTTAAGGATGTTATGTGGTGCCTCTAGTGCCAGTGTGCAAAGTGTCGGTGCAGGAACAATTGCAGATTTATACATCCCAGAGGAACGTGGGAGAAGTTTGGGGTACTTTTATTTGGGTCCGCTACTGTGTCCTTTAATTGCTCCCATTGTGGGTTCAATTCTAGTGAATTTTTGGTCTTGGAGATCAACTCAATGGTTTCTTGTAATCCTAGCAGGTGCTAATATTGTTCTGATAGTTTGCTTTTTACCTGAGACTTTGCGTACTCAAGATAATAAGGCTATTATAGCTAAAATCCTCCAAGAGAAGCTAAAACGTAATGCAAATACATCAGAGTTGGGCGGAAGCACCTGTGATGACAGCAGTCAGACTGAAGGACGAAGAAATGCGATTGCTCCCAATGTGGATTTACCACATAGCTCACAAGACGTAGAAAGAATTATGACACATATTAGTGATTCAATACACATACATAGGGACCCTGGTGTACCAGAATTATCTCTGATCTGTTCCCATGATCCGAGGGTTGTCGGAAATGTACTGGAGGGAGATTTACAGAGAGCAAGATCGAATGTAGAGAAGCACCTAGACAAGTTGGCAGACGAAGGTTCTAATGTTGGTATTTTAAAGCGCATGGGAAAACTTGGTTATCTTTACTTGCTACAACCTTTGAACTCCTTGCACTTCTTAAGATACCCTCCTGTGTTTCTCGCAATCATCTATAGCGCAATAACATTCGCAACACTTTATTTCGTCAACATGACTATCTCATACTCTTACTCAAACCCGCCATATAATTTCAAACCGTTATATATAGGTTTGTTGTATATTCCGCTTTCTTTGGCATACATCATCACCTCCATATATGGAGGGCGTCTCATCGACGAATTACTAAAAAGATACAAGGAAAAGCATGGATTCTTAGCACCAGAATCACGGCTCTCTTGGAATATGGTCTTTGCAGCAATAGCTTTCCCTATATCCCTATCCATATGTGGTTGGTGCCTGGACAAAAAAGTTCACTGGGCGCTCCCACTTATCGGAACTGCCTTATTTGGCTTCGCCTCAATGGTCACAATTGGTGCTATCGTAACATACTTAGTCGACTCATTACCCGGCAAGGGTGCTACTGCCATAGCACTTAATAACCTAGTAAGAATGCTCTTAGCTGCAGTTGCAGTATTCGTTACTGAACCTATGTTAAATAAAATTGGACCAGGCTGGGCTCTAACCATCTTGGAGATTATAATTAGCGTTGGT